Below is a genomic region from Bradysia coprophila strain Holo2 unplaced genomic scaffold, BU_Bcop_v1 contig_707, whole genome shotgun sequence.
GATAAAGGTCAACAGATACATCCATCGTTCCTAAAAATGTACAAAGCAATTCGAATTGCTTGCTTGAAAAGTGTGACCAACTGTTTCTGCCATTTCGAATCGTATCCGTGGGACTCAGCGGAAATCGAATCAATATTCCACGTGCTTATTACGCCATCACTACACAAACTGACGATGGAAAGCCTTCAAAGTCCGACGCAGCTTCTACGGCTACTCCACACATTCGGCAAAAATCCTCGGTATTTCACCATGTTAACAAAACAGCCACGAAATGCAGCAGACGATCAGACTCCGATCAAATATCTTTTCGATTTGCTGCTGAATCCGCAAAGCAAACCAATTGTTTGTCGCACCATaatggaaataattgaaaGTTTGGTGACACTCAGCGACGAGCAACCGAACGAAAATGAGAAGGTTGTTCCACCGATTCCAGTCGACAACTGCAAGACACACGATTCAACACGGTTAAAAATCAACTATGGCAGTGCGATAATCATACCTTTTCTACCGAAATTGTTGGAGAAATTCCAAATCAACTTAAAGAAGCGAATGGGTTTGACTAGAAGAGATGTTCTGATCTTATCTCGCTGCACTGAACTGATCGAAGAATCCGAATCGTGCAGCACTTTGCTGAAACTAACTCTTCCTATTCTCATACGAAAGTCAAATTCACGCACCGACGAAGAATCACTGAAACAAATGGTTCTCACTGTTTCGAATTTGCTTGAAAAAGTGGAACACCCAGAACGTCATATTCCGGATATCGCTCCCATGTTCCAGATAATGTCATCGGTTGAACCACGGAAATTGTTGTGTCGGCTCTTAGACAGGATCAGTAAGCGTGTTGGTGAAGATGAACTTGTCACCATGGTAAAAATCGTGGATGAATTAAACGCCTGGAATAGGAAGTTTATTGAACAACCAGACTATGATCGACGATTAGAAGCTTATGCAGAAGTGGAGCGGTTACAGAATGCAGGAAAACTAAACCTGAATCTGGGTCTCATCGTCATATACCATTCGTTTTACTTTCTTCGAGACCATACGATGTGTGACACAGCCAGTCGTAATTTACAGTCAATGGTTCCTGCTTTAGTTCGTCAGTTAGAAAAACGACAAACCGACGTGGATTACTTGATTGGAAATGTTATCCTCAATTTGATTCGACGAAATCTGAACGATTCGAATGAAAGTGTTTGGAGAGAAGGGATTTTATTGTTGGGTGAACTTGCCAGAGAATGTCCATCGGCGCATCCTGTGCTCCAGGACTTACATCAACTGACCAACAAGCAGGATAGAGAAGTCGATTTCTTCGACAATATCACACACATCCAATCACATCGTCACGGAAAAGCTTTGCTCAAATTTTGCTCGGTAGCGAAAACTTTTGATCGCCCGCCAAACATCAGGACATTGACGCAATTCATTTTGCCATTGGCATCACAATATATTTGTACCGAAAAGCATGCAAGCAAACATGGTATTATAACGTCAGCCATCGAGACCATTGGAGTCGTTTGCAGATTGCTGCCGTGGTACCAGTACGAGATGATTTTGAAACATTATTTGAAGAAGATGCGAACTAATGCGGATTTCCAGAAACAGTTGGTTCGATTAGTTATGGAAATTCTCAACCAATTCCACTTTGATTTGTCAATGGCAAAAATCGCACCTAAAGACCTGGCCAAAGATTTCAAGAAAGCGGAAGAGGAGCAAGTCGAGAATGAGGTTGCGAAGGTGGCTAAAGATGATGAAGACACTGAAGAACTGGTGCTGGCTGCTGAAAATCAGGACGACGAAGAATTGAATGATAAGCTGTTAATCGAACAAGAAGCAGACGAAATCCATGAAGTTGATCCAAGTGCTGctaagaaacagaaaatttcgatttttgataAACAAATTGTGTTGAGCCACAACGCAGCCAAACGGGTTGTACAAACGATAACCACTGGACTAATTCCAAGTCTTCACAATTCCATTACGACCATGAGCACGTACGAAAGCTTTCACAAATTAAATAAGCTGAAGCGACGTTCCGAACGAGAAGAGGAAGAAATATTGCGAGTTCCGATTGCCTTGGCTATGGTAAAATTGCTCCAAAAGCTCCCAGAGGGAATGTTGGGTAAGTTTCTTTTTCGGATAAATCAGAGGAACGAAATTTCAGCACGAATAATTTCCCATTGCAGAACATTCTTTACGTGGCATTTTCATCAAAGTCTGCATGTTTCTCAAGTCACCTCTAAAATCGGTTCGTTTGTTCACCcggaacattttgaaaaacatcaTGCAAAATGTGGGCACCAAATATCTTGGCCAATTGATGAATCAAATGACGTCAATGTTGACTCGAGGCTTCCAAGTTCACGTTTTGACTGTCACAATGTACGGAGTCTTGGACGTACTCAAGCATAACTTTAAAGCAGGTGAAATCGACGCTGTTCTGCAGAGTATCCTGAGCGTTTGTCTTGAAGACATTTTTGGACAGACCAGTGAAGAAAAggaagttaaaaaaattgctggtCATACCCCGGAGGCGAAGCCAAGTAACTGCAGTTTTCAGTCACTAAATATTGCTGCCGTCAACATTAGCGAGTCATGTATGCTGGATCTGTTGGTTCCACTAAAGAATTACCTGTTGAAATCACAGTCGAAAAAAGTGGTTACAAAAGTTCAAAGCTGTTGCCAAACGATTGCTGCTGGCttggtgcaaaataaaaacatttcgttgGAATCACTGCTGATGTTCATCTACGGCACAGCATCAGAAAGTATCCCGGATTTACTGCCAGGTCCAGCTAAACCAGTTCTCACGCAGTCTGAAAAAGAGAAGCAAAGCCGCATCCGAACTGATTGTCTCTTACTACCGGAACAACCTCGTGGACGAACAGGTGCTGTAACGAAAGCTGTTGTGACGAATGTACGAGCCAACGCCCATGTTATGATTGAATTTGGCTTATCGATGCTGCAGATAATTTTGAAGCGTggcaaaattatgaaaatcaaGTACGAGCCGTTTATAAATCCGATTATACCCGGTAAGTCATGAGCAAATCATTAAATTAACTTCGTTGCTTAACGCGTATTCCTGTTTCAGTATTATTGGACTCGTTGAACAGTGCACACATTCTCGTCACGATTTACTCGTTGAAGTGCTTAACCGAAATGTGGAACAAAACAATGGAATTGCAGAAACTGAACGAGTTGACACCAGCAATTGTTCAagttattttccaaattttacacaaatatGCTACGCCCGGCATGGCAACTGTAAACGAAAACTTTCGCTTGATTAAAAATGCTTTTGGAGCAATGGTCGCCGTTATTCGTAACAATCAACATTTCACCGTCACTGAGGATCAGCTCAGAACGCTACTGGTGTACATCGATCAAAACATTGGCGATTCGTCGAATCAGGTACATGGCTTTACAATGTTAAAGGTGGTGCTCGACAGACAGCTAGTTGTGGCTGAAATTCACGATATCATGCGAAGGATAAGCGAAATGGCAATCACGTCGGAATCGACAATTACGAGAACAGAGGCTAAACGTTTGCTGATCAACTATTTAATGAATTATCCGCTTGGCAAAAAGATTGACGGATATTTCAACTTATTCGTGTCAAATCTAAACTACGAGACTATGACTGGGCGAGATGCAGCGATTCAAATACTACTCAAGATAGTCAATCGATTTCCGCAAGACATCGTGAACAAGAAATCATCTTTCCTGTTCGTTTGGCTCGGAACCAGATTGGTCAACGATGAGTCGCCGGAATGCCGACAATCTGCAGCCGCTTGCATTGAGTCATTAATTGCAAAATGTGATGAAGTGCATCAGGATCAATTGTTTGGCGTTGTGTTGGAAATGTTGGGAGACAGTAAAAATGCGCATATAGAATTAGCGGCGATGCTCTGCTCCCGGTTTATTGCCGTTGAAAAGGCCAAGTTCGTTAAACGAATCGAACAAGTGTTGCCCTTGTTAATAGACACTCTGCCGTTGTCTAAACATAAAGGACCCGGTCAATATGTGCTGTTGCGTAATGctgataaaattgaatcggACGATGAACTCGATGAAAACAAGGCTGAACTTAAGCAGAGTCAACGTGAACGTTCCAAAGATCATCAAATTATCCAGGTGACCAACAcgatattgaaaattttggaaagcTATCAGAGCAGCATGCCCGGTTTCGCCGAATGTATCGACCAATTGGCATACGAATCGCAGCAGTTGTTGGCATACGAGCATGTTTGGGTTCGGATAAATGCTGCCAAAATTTTAGGTTTCATTCTCGGCCAAATCGATGTGGCACAACTGAAATTGGCATTTTCGACCGATAATACAGAAGAACCAGATCAACactatttgttcaaaaatccaTCCGCTGAATTGAAGTCCTTATGTTTGGATTTATGTGCGCAATTGGTTCCTGAAGCAACAGACGAAGATATGGCTGATGAGGCAGTGAAAAATCTACTGTATGTGGCAAATATGATCAAGGACATTTCACTGGAAAAGCAGGACGCAGTCGAAAACAAAACTATTAATCTGTATTGGTTGATGCGACGAATGCGCTATGTAGTACATGCAGAAGTGGCAAAAACACCGCATATCACCGTTCtggtaagttttttttaatgcttgAGCGAaggtttgaaattaattttcattttgatttgcaGAGAACTGCTGTCTTCCATTGGATCGAAGGTTTAATTGAACTATTACCAGAAAATACGCTCAACGAACTATCCAGCAGTTTGATGGCTCCGCTGGTTCGTGAAATGTCCGAAGAAGACAAAAACATTGATCCGAAAATGAGACAATTGGCACTGAAAGTCGGAAACAGTCTTAAGCAAAAGATAGGCGATGCTCAGTACCAGTTGTTGAAGACGCGCATACTAACGAAATTGATGCTTCGAAGAGCTGAACGAAAGAAGCTTAATGCTCAAATAAAAGTTGACGATCCAGTCAGAGCAAGTCTTCGGAAAATAGGTGAAAGGACCAGAAAGAAGGAGGCGAAAAAACGTAAAATGGATGTACTGAAGGGTCGTGCTCTtccaaagaagaagaagaagagaaatttGGGCGAAGATGatgatttgttttaatttgcttagaaattatattttactgaAGACAGGTAATTCGAAActgtttttgttgttctcTTTCTGCAGCAGGTCATTGTTTCCCCAATTTCGATTTACTTTCCCATTCGAATAACTGATTGAGGTAGTCAGTAATAGTCTAGTGTTGATGGGAATTGCTACCGAATAGTTGCAACGTCTAAATTGACAAATAAAACTATAAAGTCTTCCTCTATCTACTGCTATGGATAAGAATGATTATTTATGGACTTTAACAGAGCGCTTAATTCGTGTTTTGTTAATTGGATTTCTTCTTCATCCATCTATTCCACTTATATTTAATCTCAACTTGAGTAGCAACCAGACTGGCTCCTGTGAGCATTCTAATGACAAGAACATTCAACACAAAGACGAATGGATTCGCATGTGAAGCACTGAAAGGGCAAAGAATTTGTTGAAGACAAACCCCCTCTTGCAGTTAGACGGTAAGTTGTCTTAGTCTTTCAGTTTTTTACATAGACACGCCATTGACATTTACGCCATAAGTGCGccaaaattcaaacatttacAACTGACAACGGGACAAAATAACGCTGACGCCATATAATAAATGTCAAAAGCTAAGCGTTGAAATGACCTGCTATGCGGTATACGGCCTTACGATGTGAATTACCGAATCCTAACGAGTTGATTCATTACGAAATGCAGCGAAAAGTCGATTGTGCCAATACCATGAAATTCGTCCTTCTGATAGGAACGGACATAGCGACTCACTAGCGACTGGCTAAAAACGGACTCGTTGTGAccaggggggaggggggtatAACGAAATCCGGACGTCCACTTtatttcttgaagtttctgtATAGTTtcattacttaaaaaaaattcagtgcaTCGGCGCATCGGTGCAATTAAATGAGTTTAGCCAAGGTGTTATTTGATGTGACGGAGGAGCAACTTTGTGTGAGAAACCGACAGTTTTTCCATCATCACTGCAACTCCGATGCACGGCTGCAGTACGTCTCTTCTCCGAATATaacttaaagaaaatcaaaccaGTTGAAACGAAATTGCGATGCGTGACACATTTATGTTAAAGTTACGAAAATCGTGCTTCTAAGTGGGAGGTTTGATGGTTCGAACTAGGGAATACCTTCTTTTGTCCAGTATTGAAGTGTATGGTATGGTCCATGGTAACTATcgataatcaaaataattatccATCATTCCAGCAAATATTTCCAGGCGCAATAACGCAGATTTTTGcataattacaattttgttaatttaaacaaatactTGTTAGGTTGAACAAAGGATAATCGAAGTGAAGTTTTACttcatatttttcgaattaagaaaattcgtttttaactAAAAGTGGACGTCCTCCGGGTATACAAAAACGGACATTAGTGTGacaaggggggaggggggtatCGAAAATCCAGTAGAAAtcgcggacgtcctttatggacggCCCCTTGCTACATTTCATAGAGGAATACATCGGAACTAAGAGCAGCATAGCAAAAGGATAAAACTAGAATTGAGCATGACGCCTTTTCGTTGTGTTCGTTTAAATTATAGA
It encodes:
- the LOC119083961 gene encoding small subunit processome component 20 homolog, which gives rise to MCYWNCPKRNKQSISRNGKCLCRLNEVIERLLTLCDADISNETLLQVAQIVAVILLSSNLTITQLDSSRLAKKILGTSEKNIFEHFVWALVEWSQFEVLILPEYLKYFEKHFESEASSFDLMAKIILEKSPLCHDGISLDNWKIYRISFKSEDTVRRIENIISSADQSETFMLSLILYPHITGKDVEEPVKSLKLRVEKLLNEIQDYNTLEAEPSNWTSLQNAFYELSTIIETLIHLNQSEIVDLHEVTSKLLRYCTDAKFTPTLRILDQVLVVQPVDKLNFALFQTIHDKLELNLSSQSHEVRLLTAHIFQNFSNLPELQQPKESIFEIIYKCENVVSTVQTYRDQLMNLQKLSATMELFRGMSGTLCRLDPLRYLLGVYHINFNLLWKPVSKLIGEYSTKLPITEFWPIFREKLNSTTVNIRNPIVDSELSISADFKSSALHEQFDKMWTASDRTDYVNYRILLWRMMADCGQLVETKNREIVEIFLDFIDTEYNRENDSGVWNLMSQSEVDVDMVDDEKIDNETKDDARKDKTKKVSSTAFRSFLPMMSVFTKLVNPKQLYREKDMYELYMNLLSHWNSSVQKIALDCLMAYKHAYLIPYKEQLYGIIDEKTFKKTMTSFKLAKDESVVVEQHRKDLMPILMRILYSKLTTKAPKGQGQERKSLILRTLGGCDENEILLILHMAFKVYDRFLSDDPHTMVTSILSKIDFTSVISAKKMTSTLNFIEIVREEIAGSKSPQFLRYLLKIVMSIGAIVNHIIDKGQQIHPSFLKMYKAIRIACLKSVTNCFCHFESYPWDSAEIESIFHVLITPSLHKLTMESLQSPTQLLRLLHTFGKNPRYFTMLTKQPRNAADDQTPIKYLFDLLLNPQSKPIVCRTIMEIIESLVTLSDEQPNENEKVVPPIPVDNCKTHDSTRLKINYGSAIIIPFLPKLLEKFQINLKKRMGLTRRDVLILSRCTELIEESESCSTLLKLTLPILIRKSNSRTDEESLKQMVLTVSNLLEKVEHPERHIPDIAPMFQIMSSVEPRKLLCRLLDRISKRVGEDELVTMVKIVDELNAWNRKFIEQPDYDRRLEAYAEVERLQNAGKLNLNLGLIVIYHSFYFLRDHTMCDTASRNLQSMVPALVRQLEKRQTDVDYLIGNVILNLIRRNLNDSNESVWREGILLLGELARECPSAHPVLQDLHQLTNKQDREVDFFDNITHIQSHRHGKALLKFCSVAKTFDRPPNIRTLTQFILPLASQYICTEKHASKHGIITSAIETIGVVCRLLPWYQYEMILKHYLKKMRTNADFQKQLVRLVMEILNQFHFDLSMAKIAPKDLAKDFKKAEEEQVENEVAKVAKDDEDTEELVLAAENQDDEELNDKLLIEQEADEIHEVDPSAAKKQKISIFDKQIVLSHNAAKRVVQTITTGLIPSLHNSITTMSTYESFHKLNKLKRRSEREEEEILRVPIALAMVKLLQKLPEGMLEHSLRGIFIKVCMFLKSPLKSVRLFTRNILKNIMQNVGTKYLGQLMNQMTSMLTRGFQVHVLTVTMYGVLDVLKHNFKAGEIDAVLQSILSVCLEDIFGQTSEEKEVKKIAGHTPEAKPSNCSFQSLNIAAVNISESCMLDLLVPLKNYLLKSQSKKVVTKVQSCCQTIAAGLVQNKNISLESLLMFIYGTASESIPDLLPGPAKPVLTQSEKEKQSRIRTDCLLLPEQPRGRTGAVTKAVVTNVRANAHVMIEFGLSMLQIILKRGKIMKIKYEPFINPIIPVLLDSLNSAHILVTIYSLKCLTEMWNKTMELQKLNELTPAIVQVIFQILHKYATPGMATVNENFRLIKNAFGAMVAVIRNNQHFTVTEDQLRTLLVYIDQNIGDSSNQVHGFTMLKVVLDRQLVVAEIHDIMRRISEMAITSESTITRTEAKRLLINYLMNYPLGKKIDGYFNLFVSNLNYETMTGRDAAIQILLKIVNRFPQDIVNKKSSFLFVWLGTRLVNDESPECRQSAAACIESLIAKCDEVHQDQLFGVVLEMLGDSKNAHIELAAMLCSRFIAVEKAKFVKRIEQVLPLLIDTLPLSKHKGPGQYVLLRNADKIESDDELDENKAELKQSQRERSKDHQIIQVTNTILKILESYQSSMPGFAECIDQLAYESQQLLAYEHVWVRINAAKILGFILGQIDVAQLKLAFSTDNTEEPDQHYLFKNPSAELKSLCLDLCAQLVPEATDEDMADEAVKNLLYVANMIKDISLEKQDAVENKTINLYWLMRRMRYVVHAEVAKTPHITVLRTAVFHWIEGLIELLPENTLNELSSSLMAPLVREMSEEDKNIDPKMRQLALKVGNSLKQKIGDAQYQLLKTRILTKLMLRRAERKKLNAQIKVDDPVRASLRKIGERTRKKEAKKRKMDVLKGRALPKKKKKRNLGEDDDLF